One part of the Janthinobacterium sp. 17J80-10 genome encodes these proteins:
- a CDS encoding XdhC family protein encodes MDSIDHEVLKAAINWSQSGAYTVLATVVRTWGSAPRPIGSMMVMREDGHVRGSISGGCIEDDLIRQIRSGEYRATLPQTLTYGISADEAHRFGLPCGGTLQIVLECVTEKSHIPALLKSVSQQGLMTRELDMLDGTVTLTPGAHAMALAFDDQRLVTVHGPRYRLIIVGAAQLSRYVASMAQSLDYEVIVCDPREEYLDEWDIEGVQLSREMPDDLILELELDAHSAVLTLTHDPKLDDMALLEALKSPAFYVGAIGSRANNAKRRERLALFDISEAEIGRLHGPVGMYLGARTPPEIAISILAEMTALRNGVPVLQTHALRPHPAASAEASCAPA; translated from the coding sequence ATGGACAGTATCGACCATGAAGTTTTGAAGGCCGCAATCAACTGGTCGCAAAGCGGCGCCTATACGGTACTGGCAACCGTAGTGCGCACCTGGGGTTCGGCGCCGCGCCCAATTGGCTCGATGATGGTCATGCGCGAAGACGGCCATGTCCGCGGCTCGATCTCCGGCGGATGCATTGAAGACGACCTGATCCGTCAGATCCGCTCCGGCGAATACCGCGCCACCCTCCCGCAGACGCTCACTTATGGCATCTCCGCCGACGAGGCTCACCGCTTCGGCCTGCCCTGCGGCGGCACCCTGCAGATCGTGCTTGAATGCGTCACTGAAAAGTCGCATATTCCGGCGCTGCTGAAGTCGGTCAGCCAGCAGGGCTTGATGACCCGCGAACTTGACATGCTTGACGGTACCGTGACGCTTACCCCGGGCGCGCACGCCATGGCACTGGCATTTGACGACCAGCGCTTGGTGACCGTACATGGACCGCGTTATCGATTGATCATTGTCGGAGCCGCGCAGTTGTCACGCTACGTTGCCAGCATGGCCCAAAGCCTGGACTATGAAGTCATCGTCTGCGATCCGCGCGAAGAGTATCTGGACGAATGGGACATCGAGGGCGTACAACTATCGCGAGAAATGCCGGACGACCTGATTCTGGAACTTGAGCTCGATGCCCATAGCGCAGTGCTGACCCTGACGCACGATCCCAAACTGGACGACATGGCCCTTCTGGAAGCCTTGAAATCGCCGGCCTTCTATGTTGGCGCCATTGGCTCGCGCGCAAACAATGCCAAAAGACGCGAGCGGCTAGCCCTGTTCGACATCAGCGAAGCCGAAATCGGACGGCTGCATGGACCGGTAGGCATGTACCTGGGTGCCAGGACACCGCCGGAAATCGCCATTTCCATCCTGGCTGAAATGACTGCCCTCAGGAATGGCGTGCCCGTGCTGCAGACACATGCCTTGCGCCCCCACCCCGCCGCATCAGCGGAAGCAAGCTGCGCGCCAGCCTGA
- a CDS encoding EAL domain-containing protein translates to MVLADEIKVLLVNDDPGALFALHTILTDLDVPIETATSGEQALMCLLKQDFAVIVLDVKMAGLDGFETARLIRQRPRSRFTPIIFLTSHRATDLDRAIGYELGAVDYLFMPVAPEVLKSKAQVFIDLAQNKRQAGRKDSDLEHQNRALRQELEHVTRLNEVLRAEIGARHPPDGMLQNSEAERLIIQHAGDFVALLDARATWVYASPSYQSEFGKNIRADADYFDIVHPDDRERVRAAFAQLMTGETQQRVHYRVQMSKRGERHLESEASLIHDAAGKVTQVVIVSRDVSERKEMEAYILHQSVHDALTGLPNRLLLVDRMKQATAHLGRKNAPVAVLFIDLDRFKDINDTLGHAAGDRLLQEVAERLGKCVREGDTVARLSGDEFVVLLAGLNDVRDAALVADKIVATVSAPCRIGGSELRVSPSIGIAIFPGDGHDIDELLRNADTAMYHAKQEGRGRFSFFASSMNEAASRRLAVGSALQQAIQQEEFLLHYQPKVSARNGEICGFEALIRWPQADGVWMPPSQFIPIAEETGRIEQIGNWALREAARQIQRWRAEIDYCCPVAVNVSASQFRKDSVARNIEAALQESGIPATMLEAELTESAVMTDPARAIQALHEIRDLGVTISIDDFGTGYSSLAYLKRFPLDKLKIDAAFVRDIASDSDDAAIVLAIISLAHSLGLTVIAEGVETAEQVAFLVENDCDEMQGHYFSKPVPTDEALQLLKRGRFDLIH, encoded by the coding sequence ATGGTTCTAGCCGATGAGATCAAAGTCCTGCTTGTAAATGACGACCCGGGCGCGTTGTTTGCGTTGCATACAATCCTGACTGACCTTGACGTCCCGATAGAAACTGCGACTTCCGGCGAGCAAGCATTAATGTGCCTGCTCAAGCAGGATTTCGCGGTGATCGTTTTGGACGTCAAGATGGCCGGCCTCGACGGGTTTGAAACTGCCCGTTTGATCCGGCAACGGCCGCGCTCCAGATTCACGCCGATCATTTTTCTTACATCGCATCGGGCCACCGACCTTGACCGGGCCATCGGCTATGAGCTCGGCGCGGTCGATTATCTTTTCATGCCGGTCGCCCCGGAAGTCCTGAAGTCCAAGGCCCAGGTATTCATTGATCTGGCGCAGAACAAGCGCCAGGCAGGCCGCAAGGATTCCGACCTGGAGCATCAGAACCGCGCCCTGAGGCAGGAACTGGAGCACGTGACGCGCCTGAACGAAGTGCTGCGCGCCGAGATCGGCGCGCGTCATCCGCCCGACGGCATGCTGCAAAACAGCGAGGCGGAGCGGCTGATCATCCAGCATGCAGGCGACTTCGTCGCGCTGCTCGACGCCAGAGCGACCTGGGTATACGCGAGTCCTTCATATCAGTCTGAATTCGGCAAAAATATCCGGGCCGATGCCGACTATTTCGACATCGTCCATCCGGACGACCGCGAGCGCGTCCGCGCAGCATTTGCGCAGTTAATGACAGGCGAGACGCAACAACGTGTGCATTACCGGGTGCAAATGTCCAAGCGTGGCGAGCGCCATCTCGAATCGGAAGCAAGCCTGATTCATGATGCCGCCGGCAAAGTGACGCAAGTCGTCATCGTGTCGCGCGATGTTAGCGAACGCAAGGAGATGGAAGCCTACATCCTGCACCAGTCCGTTCATGACGCGCTGACGGGCCTGCCAAACCGCTTGCTGCTGGTGGACCGGATGAAACAGGCGACGGCGCATCTTGGGCGAAAAAATGCGCCCGTCGCGGTGCTGTTCATCGATCTCGACCGCTTCAAGGATATCAACGACACGCTCGGCCATGCCGCCGGCGACCGTTTGCTGCAGGAAGTCGCGGAACGCCTTGGCAAGTGCGTGCGCGAAGGCGACACGGTCGCCCGGTTGAGCGGTGACGAATTCGTGGTATTGCTGGCGGGTCTGAACGATGTGCGCGATGCCGCGCTGGTCGCCGACAAGATCGTGGCAACCGTATCGGCGCCTTGCCGGATTGGCGGCAGCGAACTGCGGGTGTCGCCTAGCATTGGCATTGCAATATTTCCTGGTGATGGACATGACATCGACGAACTGCTGCGCAATGCCGATACCGCCATGTATCACGCCAAGCAGGAAGGACGCGGCCGCTTCTCGTTTTTTGCCTCCAGCATGAACGAAGCAGCCAGCCGGCGGCTGGCCGTTGGCAGCGCCTTGCAGCAGGCGATACAGCAGGAAGAATTCCTGCTGCATTACCAGCCCAAGGTAAGTGCTCGTAATGGCGAAATCTGCGGTTTCGAAGCGCTGATCCGTTGGCCCCAGGCTGACGGTGTATGGATGCCGCCGAGTCAATTCATTCCGATCGCGGAAGAGACCGGGCGCATTGAGCAAATCGGCAACTGGGCGTTGCGGGAGGCCGCCCGGCAGATACAGCGCTGGCGCGCAGAAATCGATTACTGTTGTCCGGTTGCGGTCAATGTGTCTGCCTCGCAATTTCGCAAGGATAGCGTGGCCAGGAATATTGAAGCGGCCCTGCAGGAATCCGGCATACCGGCGACCATGCTGGAAGCAGAACTTACGGAGTCGGCCGTCATGACGGATCCGGCCAGGGCAATCCAGGCGCTGCACGAGATCCGGGACCTTGGCGTCACCATTTCAATCGATGATTTCGGTACGGGCTATTCATCGCTAGCCTACCTCAAACGTTTTCCCCTCGATAAATTGAAAATCGACGCAGCCTTTGTGCGCGACATTGCCAGCGATTCCGATGACGCGGCCATCGTACTTGCCATCATCAGCCTTGCGCATAGCCTGGGACTGACCGTGATTGCCGAGGGCGTGGAAACGGCCGAACAGGTGGCGTTTCTAGTCGAAAATGATTGTGACGAAATGCAGGGCCACTATTTCAGCAAGCCCGTACCGACCGACGAAGCCCTGCAACTGCTGAAACGCGGGCGCTTCGATCTCATTCACTGA
- a CDS encoding HAMP domain-containing protein, giving the protein MAQVNTVLDKAMLLKALNAVRNGDFNVRLPLDWDGMDGRIADAFNEIVTINQNLANGIEQVSIIVGTEGKLGQRMMFGKVDGAWGSEVNAINSLIENLVQPVRDAGRVIGAVARGVLTETMDLEVEGRPLKGEFLKNAHTINTMLDQLNSFSGEVTRVAREVGTEGKLGGQAEVRGASGVWQDLTENVNLMASNLTNQVRNIAEVTTAVAKGDLSRKITVDVRGEILQLKDTINIMVDQLNSFAGEVTRVAREVGTEGKLGGQAKVPDVSGVWKDLTENVNLMANNLTNQVRNIAEVTTAVAKGNLSRKITVDVQGEILQLKDTINIMVDQLNSFAGEVTRVAREVGTEGKLGGQAQVMGVDGVWKDLTDSVNAMGSNLTNQVRNIAEVTTAVAKGDLSRKITVDVQGEVQQLKDTINVMVDQLKSFSGEVTRVAREVGTEGKLGGQAQVPGVSGVWKDLTENVNLMASNLTDQVRNIATVTTAVANGDLSKKITVDVRGEVLQLKETINTMVDQLNGFAGEVTRVAREVGTEGRLGGQAYVPGVGGTWKDLTDNVNFMASNLTAQVRNIATVTTAVANGDLSRKITVDVRGEILELKNTINIMVDQLNAFGSEVTRVAREVGTEGKLGGQAVVKGISGVWKDLTESVNLMADNLTDQVRGIAKVVTGVAVGNLKQKMMVPAKGEVASLAETINNMVDTLATFSDQVTRVAREVGVEGLLGGQAVVPGASGSWKDLVDNVNELAANLTTQVRAIGEVATAVTKGDLTRSIQVVARGEVALLKDNVNQMILNLKQTTERNTEQDWLKTNLARLTRMLQGQRDVIMVSRMLLSELAPLVGSQHAVLYLMHTQGQGPNARTHLALMASYGYKERKNLSKAWEIGEGVVGQAAFEKERILITDLPDDYVQIVSGLGQAAPRNIVVLPILFEGQVKAVIELAAFGHFQAIHLNFLDQLAEGLGIVFNSIESATSTEMLLQQSQSLAGELKVQQDELQKTNAELEQKALQLSEQNAEVGRKNREIEIARSNLQEKAEQLALTSKYKSEFLANMSHELRTPLNSLLLLAEQLRLNRESNMSEKQLEMIRIIHDSGSDLLHLINDILDLSKIESGSVTLDIEDVPAIELVDHVKRTFGHLAEAKGLAFTVDFAADLPQYLRTDALRLKQVLKNLLSNAIKFTSRGSVTLSARIARAGWNPEHQILNRAQLVIAFTVADTGIGIPASKQRLIFEAFQQADASTSRRYGGTGLGLAISREIAYLLGGELQAESEENAGSRFTFYLPQQLSSERPGSKQESLIQTPVRDDRSTISSQDTLLLIIEDDPVFARSLQAMARERGFKTLVSTGGEEGVELARKFQPDAITLDLILPDMDGWSVADRLKTEPMTRDIPIHVISIRDRPVAAGQHGIASYTPKPSDVDALAQVFEKITHNVARPIRALLVIERDPGKRQALMNALQREDVDLDAVSSAAEALAALYSRPYHGIVLDLDLADMDGIALMKKIRSDPALAGIPAVIYSARAVDKETETLLGQLDAAVVAKYDLTFERLKLETSQFLRRVQDALPETKRKAAEGKVADGQSLEGRKVLIVDDDARNLFALTGLLENQGMVVVTAELGRDAVARLQDTQGIDIVLMDIMMPDMDGYETMRQIRSDPQFKDLPIIALTAKAMKGDREKCLRAGASDYASKPVDSEQLLSQLHTLLAK; this is encoded by the coding sequence GTGGCGCAAGTAAACACTGTGCTGGACAAGGCAATGCTGCTCAAGGCGCTCAACGCGGTACGCAATGGCGATTTCAATGTGCGCCTGCCGCTCGACTGGGATGGCATGGATGGCAGGATCGCCGATGCATTCAATGAAATCGTGACGATAAACCAGAATCTGGCCAACGGGATCGAACAGGTTTCCATTATTGTCGGTACTGAAGGCAAGCTCGGGCAGCGCATGATGTTCGGCAAAGTCGATGGCGCCTGGGGCAGCGAAGTCAATGCGATCAACTCGCTGATCGAAAACCTGGTGCAGCCGGTGCGGGATGCCGGCCGGGTGATTGGCGCCGTCGCGCGCGGCGTGCTCACCGAGACCATGGACCTGGAAGTCGAAGGCCGCCCCCTGAAAGGCGAGTTTCTCAAGAATGCGCACACCATTAACACCATGCTCGACCAGCTCAACAGCTTCTCCGGCGAGGTGACGCGGGTAGCGCGCGAGGTCGGCACCGAAGGCAAGCTTGGCGGGCAGGCGGAAGTCCGCGGGGCTTCGGGGGTCTGGCAGGATCTGACCGAGAATGTGAACCTGATGGCGAGCAATCTGACCAACCAGGTGCGCAATATCGCCGAAGTGACCACGGCCGTGGCCAAGGGCGACCTGTCGCGCAAGATCACGGTGGACGTCAGGGGAGAGATCCTGCAGCTCAAGGACACCATCAACATCATGGTGGACCAGCTGAACAGCTTCGCCGGCGAAGTGACGCGGGTGGCGCGCGAGGTCGGCACCGAGGGCAAGCTGGGCGGCCAGGCCAAGGTGCCGGATGTGTCCGGTGTCTGGAAGGACTTGACCGAAAACGTCAACCTGATGGCCAACAATCTGACCAACCAGGTGCGCAATATCGCCGAAGTGACCACGGCCGTGGCCAAGGGCAATCTGTCGCGCAAGATCACGGTCGACGTGCAGGGGGAGATCCTGCAGCTCAAGGACACCATCAACATCATGGTGGACCAGTTGAACAGTTTTGCCGGCGAAGTGACGCGGGTGGCGCGCGAGGTCGGCACCGAAGGCAAGCTGGGCGGCCAGGCCCAGGTGATGGGCGTGGATGGTGTCTGGAAGGATTTGACGGACAGCGTGAATGCCATGGGAAGCAACCTGACCAACCAGGTGCGCAATATCGCCGAAGTCACCACGGCCGTGGCCAAGGGCGACCTGTCGCGCAAGATTACCGTCGACGTGCAAGGCGAGGTGCAGCAGCTGAAGGACACCATCAACGTCATGGTGGACCAGTTGAAGAGTTTCTCCGGCGAAGTGACGCGGGTGGCGCGCGAGGTCGGCACCGAAGGCAAGCTGGGTGGCCAGGCCCAGGTGCCGGGCGTATCCGGTGTCTGGAAAGACCTGACCGAAAACGTCAACCTGATGGCGAGTAACCTGACCGACCAGGTGCGCAATATCGCGACGGTGACGACAGCGGTGGCCAATGGCGACCTTTCCAAGAAAATCACCGTGGACGTGCGCGGCGAGGTGTTGCAGCTGAAGGAAACCATCAACACCATGGTGGACCAGTTGAACGGCTTTGCCGGCGAGGTGACGCGGGTGGCGCGGGAAGTCGGCACCGAAGGCCGGCTGGGCGGGCAGGCCTACGTGCCCGGCGTAGGCGGCACCTGGAAGGACCTGACCGATAACGTTAATTTCATGGCATCGAACCTGACCGCGCAGGTGCGCAATATCGCAACGGTGACAACGGCGGTGGCCAATGGCGACTTGTCGCGCAAGATCACGGTCGACGTGCGCGGCGAAATCCTGGAGCTGAAAAACACCATCAACATCATGGTGGACCAGCTCAATGCCTTCGGCAGCGAAGTGACGCGGGTGGCGAGGGAAGTGGGCACTGAAGGCAAGCTGGGCGGCCAGGCGGTCGTCAAGGGCATTTCAGGCGTGTGGAAAGACCTGACGGAAAGCGTCAACCTGATGGCCGACAACCTCACCGACCAGGTGCGCGGCATCGCCAAGGTGGTTACCGGGGTGGCAGTCGGCAACCTCAAGCAGAAGATGATGGTGCCCGCCAAGGGGGAAGTGGCCTCGCTTGCAGAAACCATCAATAACATGGTCGATACCCTGGCGACTTTCAGCGACCAGGTGACTCGGGTGGCGCGCGAAGTCGGCGTGGAGGGGTTGCTGGGCGGTCAGGCGGTCGTGCCCGGTGCGTCAGGCAGCTGGAAAGACCTGGTGGACAACGTCAACGAGCTGGCCGCCAATCTGACGACGCAGGTGCGCGCGATCGGCGAGGTCGCGACCGCCGTGACCAAGGGCGACCTGACGCGATCGATCCAGGTGGTGGCGCGCGGCGAGGTGGCGCTTCTGAAGGATAACGTCAACCAGATGATTCTCAACCTCAAGCAAACCACCGAGCGCAATACCGAGCAGGACTGGCTGAAGACGAACCTGGCGCGCCTGACCCGGATGCTGCAGGGGCAGCGTGACGTCATCATGGTATCGCGCATGCTGCTATCCGAACTGGCGCCTCTGGTGGGCTCGCAGCATGCGGTACTGTACCTGATGCACACCCAGGGGCAGGGACCCAATGCGCGAACGCATCTTGCGCTGATGGCAAGCTACGGCTACAAGGAGCGTAAAAACCTGTCAAAAGCGTGGGAAATCGGCGAGGGTGTGGTCGGCCAGGCCGCTTTTGAAAAAGAGCGCATATTGATCACCGATTTGCCGGATGATTATGTCCAGATCGTATCCGGACTCGGACAGGCGGCGCCGCGCAACATTGTCGTGCTGCCGATCTTGTTTGAAGGCCAGGTCAAGGCAGTGATCGAGCTGGCTGCTTTCGGCCATTTTCAGGCGATTCACCTGAATTTTCTCGACCAGCTGGCCGAGGGCCTGGGCATCGTGTTCAACTCGATCGAGTCCGCAACGAGCACGGAAATGCTGCTGCAGCAATCCCAATCGCTGGCAGGTGAATTGAAAGTGCAGCAGGATGAGCTGCAGAAAACCAATGCCGAACTTGAACAAAAAGCGTTGCAGCTGTCTGAACAAAATGCCGAGGTCGGGCGCAAGAACCGCGAAATTGAAATTGCCCGCAGCAACTTGCAGGAAAAAGCCGAGCAACTGGCGCTGACGTCGAAATACAAATCCGAATTCCTTGCCAACATGTCGCATGAATTGCGCACACCGCTGAACAGCTTGCTGTTGCTGGCGGAGCAGTTGCGACTGAATCGCGAGAGCAACATGTCGGAAAAACAGCTTGAGATGATTCGGATCATTCATGATTCCGGCAGCGATCTGCTGCATTTGATCAACGATATCCTTGATTTGTCCAAGATCGAGTCCGGCAGCGTGACACTCGATATCGAAGACGTGCCGGCCATTGAACTTGTCGACCATGTCAAACGGACTTTTGGCCATCTGGCAGAGGCAAAAGGCCTCGCATTCACGGTCGATTTCGCCGCTGATCTGCCGCAGTACCTGCGCACCGACGCGTTGCGCCTGAAGCAGGTTCTCAAGAACCTGTTGTCCAATGCAATCAAGTTTACTTCCCGTGGCAGCGTCACGCTTTCCGCCAGAATTGCGCGTGCCGGCTGGAATCCCGAGCACCAGATTCTCAATCGCGCGCAGCTGGTCATTGCCTTCACTGTTGCCGATACCGGCATCGGCATTCCTGCATCCAAGCAGCGGCTGATTTTTGAGGCGTTCCAGCAAGCCGATGCCAGCACTTCGCGCCGTTATGGCGGTACCGGACTGGGGCTTGCCATCAGTAGAGAAATCGCCTACCTGTTGGGCGGTGAGTTGCAGGCCGAGAGCGAGGAAAACGCCGGCAGCCGCTTTACTTTCTACTTGCCGCAGCAGTTGTCGTCAGAACGGCCCGGATCGAAACAGGAATCGCTGATCCAGACGCCGGTCCGCGATGATCGCTCGACCATTTCGTCGCAGGATACGCTGTTGCTGATTATCGAAGATGATCCGGTTTTCGCCCGTTCCTTGCAAGCGATGGCGCGCGAGCGAGGTTTCAAGACGCTGGTGTCGACCGGCGGCGAAGAGGGGGTGGAACTTGCCCGTAAATTTCAGCCGGATGCGATCACGCTGGACCTGATCCTGCCGGATATGGATGGGTGGAGCGTAGCGGACCGCCTGAAAACAGAGCCAATGACACGCGACATCCCGATTCACGTCATTTCGATACGCGACCGGCCGGTCGCCGCTGGCCAGCATGGCATCGCCAGCTATACCCCCAAGCCCTCCGATGTGGATGCCCTGGCACAGGTGTTCGAGAAGATCACCCACAACGTGGCGCGGCCAATCCGGGCCTTGCTGGTGATCGAACGGGATCCCGGCAAGCGCCAAGCCCTCATGAATGCGTTGCAGCGCGAGGATGTCGACCTGGATGCGGTATCAAGTGCTGCCGAAGCGCTGGCCGCGCTGTACAGCAGGCCCTACCATGGCATTGTGCTGGACCTTGACCTCGCGGACATGGACGGGATTGCCCTGATGAAGAAAATTCGCAGCGATCCGGCGCTTGCCGGTATTCCTGCAGTGATTTATTCGGCGCGCGCAGTTGATAAAGAGACGGAAACCTTGCTCGGGCAGCTGGATGCGGCCGTGGTGGCGAAATACGATCTTACGTTCGAACGCCTGAAGCTGGAGACGTCCCAGTTTCTGCGTCGGGTGCAAGATGCGCTGCCCGAGACAAAGCGCAAGGCGGCGGAGGGCAAGGTGGCGGACGGACAGTCGCTGGAAGGTCGAAAAGTGCTGATCGTCGATGACGATGCGCGCAATCTGTTTGCGCTGACGGGGCTTCTGGAAAACCAGGGAATGGTCGTGGTGACAGCCGAGTTGGGGCGGGACGCGGTTGCACGCCTGCAGGATACTCAAGGTATTGATATCGTGCTGATGGATATCATGATGCCGGACATGGATGGTTACGAAACCATGCGCCAGATTCGCAGTGACCCGCAATTCAAGGATTTGCCCATCATTGCCCTGACCGCCAAGGCGATGAAGGGCGACCGGGAAAAATGCCTGCGGGCTGGCGCTTCGGACTATGCATCCAAGCCGGTTGACTCTGAACAATTGCTATCGCAGTTGCATACCTTGCTGGCGAAATGA
- a CDS encoding nucleotidyltransferase family protein: MTNPHLDRETSAMDQELTKGYTGILLAAGRGARFDPSGQQNKLLQLLPDGTTVIAHAARNLRAALDSAIVVIPAGSPLLCAHLSSEGFAVSKCLDAASGMAASLKHGLRLTPHATGWVIALGDMPFIQANTVTRLVAALRQGADIAVPCYRGRRGNPVAFSRRHLDLLLQLSGDRGARELLQSLPVQEIEVDDAGVCRDIDTVADLRNCRHSKETVHA, from the coding sequence ATGACCAATCCGCACCTTGACCGCGAGACAAGCGCCATGGACCAGGAACTAACGAAAGGCTATACCGGGATACTGCTGGCAGCTGGCCGCGGTGCCCGCTTTGATCCATCCGGTCAACAGAACAAGTTGCTGCAATTACTGCCCGATGGCACAACGGTAATAGCCCATGCCGCACGCAACCTGCGTGCCGCGCTCGATTCCGCAATCGTCGTGATACCGGCAGGCTCTCCGTTGCTATGCGCGCACCTGTCGTCCGAAGGCTTTGCGGTGAGCAAGTGCCTGGATGCCGCCAGCGGCATGGCCGCATCGCTGAAACATGGGCTACGGCTGACACCGCACGCTACCGGCTGGGTTATTGCGCTGGGCGACATGCCATTCATCCAGGCAAACACCGTGACCAGGCTGGTCGCGGCGCTGCGGCAAGGCGCCGATATTGCCGTGCCATGCTATCGCGGCCGCCGGGGCAACCCGGTGGCGTTCAGCCGACGGCACCTCGACTTGCTGTTGCAATTATCCGGCGACAGGGGCGCTCGCGAGCTGCTTCAATCCCTGCCGGTGCAGGAAATCGAGGTCGATGATGCGGGCGTATGCCGCGATATCGATACCGTTGCAGACCTGCGTAATTGCCGACACTCAAAGGAGACTGTTCATGCTTAA
- a CDS encoding alpha/beta hydrolase: MGPEKFLQACNDEYARQHISISTSDGAHILEFAWIAPERENVPLIVFLHEGLGCLSIWEDWPQRLCDASGCRGLVFSRYGYGHSSQRSPQQDWPSDYLTREAHENLPALFVALGIDPARDKPVLFGHSDGGTIALQYAARFPQAIAGVISVAAHVFTETIGYERICHLQNAWRTGGLREKLARLHDNPEGVFNGWSSLWLSPGFQAWNITPELASIRCPLLAVQGRQDQYGTLAQLDAIKLQVAQAELLTLEASRHVPHLEQPQALLEASLRFLHSLPK, from the coding sequence GTGGGGCCTGAGAAATTCCTGCAAGCCTGTAATGACGAGTATGCGCGGCAACACATCTCCATATCCACCAGCGATGGTGCTCACATATTGGAGTTTGCGTGGATTGCACCCGAGCGGGAGAATGTCCCGCTGATTGTCTTTTTACATGAAGGCCTGGGATGCCTGTCCATCTGGGAAGACTGGCCGCAAAGATTGTGCGACGCATCCGGCTGCCGCGGCCTGGTATTTTCCCGTTACGGTTACGGCCATTCCAGCCAGCGCTCGCCTCAGCAAGACTGGCCTAGTGACTACCTGACCCGGGAAGCACATGAAAATTTGCCTGCGCTATTCGTCGCGCTCGGCATTGACCCGGCACGCGACAAACCAGTTCTGTTCGGGCACAGCGATGGGGGCACGATCGCGCTGCAGTATGCTGCCCGCTTCCCGCAAGCGATCGCCGGTGTCATTTCGGTCGCGGCCCACGTATTCACCGAAACCATAGGCTATGAACGCATCTGCCACCTGCAAAACGCCTGGCGCACAGGCGGCTTGCGTGAGAAGCTCGCCCGCCTGCATGACAATCCGGAGGGCGTTTTCAACGGCTGGAGCAGCTTATGGTTGTCCCCCGGGTTCCAGGCCTGGAATATCACCCCGGAGCTTGCATCGATTCGCTGCCCGCTACTTGCCGTCCAGGGCCGGCAAGACCAGTACGGCACGCTCGCGCAGCTTGACGCTATCAAACTACAGGTTGCGCAGGCAGAATTGCTGACGCTGGAGGCGTCCCGCCACGTACCACACCTTGAGCAACCGCAGGCACTACTGGAAGCAAGCCTGCGCTTTCTGCATTCGCTCCCAAAATAG
- the paaY gene encoding phenylacetic acid degradation protein PaaY, whose product MLKVYAIDGVTPVVHPSAYVHPSAVLIGDVVIGPRCYIGPLASLRGDFGRIIINEGANIQDTCVLHGFQECDTVVDVDGHIGHGAVLHGCRIERDALVGMNAIVMDDAVIGESSIVGAGAFVKAGMIIPARSLVVGAPAKIVRNLREDEITWKRLGTLQYHELVTRSLSSMREVMPLTEVEPNRKRVQTATLNKPKVRGA is encoded by the coding sequence ATGCTTAAGGTTTACGCCATCGATGGCGTCACGCCTGTGGTGCATCCGTCCGCCTACGTGCATCCAAGCGCCGTGCTGATCGGCGATGTAGTGATAGGTCCGCGCTGCTATATCGGCCCGCTGGCCAGCCTGCGCGGCGACTTCGGCCGCATCATCATCAACGAAGGCGCCAATATTCAGGATACCTGCGTGCTGCACGGGTTTCAGGAATGCGATACGGTGGTGGATGTCGATGGCCATATCGGCCACGGCGCAGTGCTGCATGGCTGCCGCATCGAGCGCGATGCCCTTGTGGGCATGAATGCTATCGTCATGGACGACGCCGTGATCGGCGAATCGAGCATCGTCGGCGCCGGAGCATTCGTCAAGGCAGGCATGATCATACCGGCGCGAAGCCTCGTGGTCGGCGCACCGGCAAAGATCGTGCGCAATTTGCGTGAGGACGAGATTACCTGGAAGCGCCTGGGTACCCTGCAATACCATGAACTGGTTACGCGTTCGTTGAGCAGCATGCGTGAGGTCATGCCCTTGACCGAAGTCGAACCCAACCGCAAGCGGGTACAGACGGCGACACTCAACAAGCCTAAGGTCCGTGGGGCCTGA